TCGTCACGGCAATGGCCCAGGTGCGCCAGCGCGGCACCCGATGCCGCATGTGCCGCCGGCCGATGAGGTCGAAGCATCCATAGAGGGCATGGCTCGCCGTTGCAACTCCCCATACCCCCAGCAGCAGCATCGCCGGATAGCGCTGGAGCGCATCCCAGGCGCTCGCCCAGTCGACCTTGTGCGCGTGCGACAGCAGCAGGCCCAGCAGCGCAAGCCCCAACAGCGGCAGCAGCCATTGGCGGCAGCGGCGCCAGGGCGACGGCCTGCCGGCCGGATGCTCCGCCGCCGAAAGCGTGGTCGCATCGTGGTTCATGGCGGCCCCAGGATCGAGATCAGCGCCGGCAGGTCGAGCGGCTTGAGCAGATGGTGGTCGAACCCCGCCATCGCAATGCGCTCCTTGTCGCCGTGCTGGCCCCAGCCGGTCAGTGCGACGAGGATCAATCCGGCAAGCGCGGGATTGGCGCGCAGCCTGGTCGCGAGCTCGCAGCCGTCCATGCCCGGCATGCCGATGTCCAGGATCGCGAGCCCGGGCGCCGGACCCTCGGCCGCCATGCGCAGCGCGGCATCTCCGCTGTAGGCCACGCGCGTCGAGGCGCCCATCGAGCGCAGCAGCTCGCCCAGCGCATCGGCCGCATCCCGGTTGTCGTCGACGATCAGCACCGTGCCCGGCAAGGACGCCGGCCAGCCGCGTTCGGACGGCGCCAGCGACGGCGGCATGCCGGCCTCGGCGCGGCTGAGCGGCAGGCGCACGCAGAACATCGCGCCATGGCCGAGGCCCGCACTGCTCGCCTCGACGCTGCCGCCATGGAGTTCGACCAGGCTCTTCACCAGCGTCAGCCCGATGCCCAGGCCGCCCTGCGCCGCCTTCGACGTGCCGCTCACCTGCACGAACATCTCGAAGATCGACTTGAGCATTCCGGGCGCAATGCCGGTGCCGTTGTCCCAGACCTCGACCACGGCGTCACCGCCTTCTTCGCGCAGCACGATCCGGATTTTTCCGCCGGGTGCGGTGTACTTTGCGGCGTTGTTGAGCAGGTTGGAAAACACCTGCGTCAGGCGAACGCCATCGCCGCGCACGACGAGCGGCTTGCCGCACAGTTCGGTGCTCAGCGCGTGCCTGGCGCCTTCGAGCAGCGGCCGGCTCAGTTCGATGGCGCCCTCGATCACCGCTTCGAGCGCGACCGCCTCCATGCGCAGCTCGATCTTGCCGCGCGTGATGCGCGAGACCTCCATCAGGTCGTTCACGAGCCGCACCATGTGGTCGATCTGCCGACCCATGAGCTCGTAGTAGCGCCGGGCTTCCGCGGGCTCGTGCGGCTTTCGCATCAGGAGCGTGAGCGCGGTGCTCATCGGGGCGAGCGGGTTGCGCAATTCGTGCGCCAGCGTTGCGAGGAACTCTGTCTTGCGCTGATCCGATTCGCGCAGCCCGTCGAGCAGCTCGCGCAGCTGGTACTGGCGGTTGCGCGCCCTCAGCGCCGTGCGGACCGTGCTGATCAGCGAGGCCACCCGCATCGGCCGCTCGATCACGGTGACGTTCGCGAGCCGGTCCATGGCCTTGACGATGACGGGCGAGTCCGCGCCCTGGCGGGCAAGCATGAGCACCGGCAGATCGGACCACGGAGCCTGCGAGCCCAGCGCTTCGGCCAGGGCAGCCGCGGCCGGATCGGCCAGCACTTCTTCCGCCAGCATGATGGCGCCAGCGCCTTCCTGCAGCCCCCGCACGAGCTCGCACAGGCTGTCGCAGGTGTGGGTCGCAATCTGTGCGCGGGCCAGTACGGCGCTTGCCATGAGGGCGTCCCTGGAGGTTGCGGTCCGCAACAGGATGCGCTGCTCGACAGATGCGGCGGGCGGGCTCACGATGCGTGCTGCGCGCCGTCGGTGGGGATGGGAATGCCCGTCAGGATGCCCCTGAAATGACGCAGCGGCTCGCCGACCACGAGGCCCTTGGCGGTCATCGAGAAATCGCGGATGGTCCGCTCGTGCGCGCCGCCGCGCTTCTTCAGCACCGAGATCGCCTGGCGCACTTCGCCCTCGAGTTCGAAGTAGCGAAGCAGCACCACGGCGTCCGCCAGGTAGCTCGCATCCACGGGCGTCTTCATCTGCATGCCGATGAGGCCGTGCTGCGCGCCCACCAGCAGCGTGGCGACGCCGGCCTGCCCCAGGTAGGAAAGCAGCTCGTGCAGCTGCACGATCAGAAAGCGCTCGTCGGGCATGGCGTTGAGGTAGCCGTTGAGGCTGTCGATCACCACCACCGCCGCACCGCACTCCACCACCGCCAGCCGGATCAGATGCACGAACTCGCCCGGAGACAGCTCGGCGGGATCGACCTGCCGCACCTTGATGCGGCCGGATTCGATGTACGGCCCGAGGTCCATGCCCATGCTCTCGCAGCGGGTGCGCAGCGTGTGAATGCTCTCGTCGAAGATGAAGAGGGCCGCGCACTCGCCGCGCTGCGCCGCGGCCAGCGCGAACTGCACGGCCACCGTCGACTTGCCGGTGCCCGGCGCGCCGACGAACAGCGTGCTCGTGCCTCGCTCGAGGCCGCCGCCCAGCAGGGCATCGAGCGAATCCAGGCCACTGGGAATGCGCACCTGCGTCAGCGCCGGCGCCGAAGGATGCTCGGACGCGACCAGCCGCGGGAAGACGCGCAAGCCGCCGCGCTCGATCCGGTAGTCGTGGTAGCCGCCGCGGAATTGCTG
This genomic window from Variovorax paradoxus contains:
- a CDS encoding hybrid sensor histidine kinase/response regulator; this translates as MASAVLARAQIATHTCDSLCELVRGLQEGAGAIMLAEEVLADPAAAALAEALGSQAPWSDLPVLMLARQGADSPVIVKAMDRLANVTVIERPMRVASLISTVRTALRARNRQYQLRELLDGLRESDQRKTEFLATLAHELRNPLAPMSTALTLLMRKPHEPAEARRYYELMGRQIDHMVRLVNDLMEVSRITRGKIELRMEAVALEAVIEGAIELSRPLLEGARHALSTELCGKPLVVRGDGVRLTQVFSNLLNNAAKYTAPGGKIRIVLREEGGDAVVEVWDNGTGIAPGMLKSIFEMFVQVSGTSKAAQGGLGIGLTLVKSLVELHGGSVEASSAGLGHGAMFCVRLPLSRAEAGMPPSLAPSERGWPASLPGTVLIVDDNRDAADALGELLRSMGASTRVAYSGDAALRMAAEGPAPGLAILDIGMPGMDGCELATRLRANPALAGLILVALTGWGQHGDKERIAMAGFDHHLLKPLDLPALISILGPP
- a CDS encoding ATPase domain-containing protein yields the protein MKLDGTAVSSTQDGLMKVGVPGLDDVLGGGLTSNRLYLVEGTPGAGKTTIALQFLIEGAKRGESVLYVTLSETAQELGGVARSHGWDLSGIEVREMLPSEAALEPDEQYTMFHPSEVELSETTLRILSDVDVLKPSRVVFDSLSELRLLAGSSLRYRRQILALKQFFAGRQCTVLLLDDMTAMKHDLQVQSIAHAVLRLEQISSDYGAARRRLVVSKYRGQQFRGGYHDYRIERGGLRVFPRLVASEHPSAPALTQVRIPSGLDSLDALLGGGLERGTSTLFVGAPGTGKSTVAVQFALAAAQRGECAALFIFDESIHTLRTRCESMGMDLGPYIESGRIKVRQVDPAELSPGEFVHLIRLAVVECGAAVVVIDSLNGYLNAMPDERFLIVQLHELLSYLGQAGVATLLVGAQHGLIGMQMKTPVDASYLADAVVLLRYFELEGEVRQAISVLKKRGGAHERTIRDFSMTAKGLVVGEPLRHFRGILTGIPIPTDGAQHAS